A single region of the Agromyces sp. Leaf222 genome encodes:
- the obgE gene encoding GTPase ObgE, producing MVSFVDEVTLFVRAGHGGNGCVSVRREKFKPLAGPDGGNGGGGGDITLVADPQVTTLLAYHGRPHRSSGNGQPGMGDHRAGAAGEPLELPVPVGTVVKDADGSELIDLTEPGMRFVVAPGGQGGLGNASLATNKRKAPGFALLGTLGYEGEVKLELKSIADVALVGFPSAGKSSLIAAMSAARPKIADYPFTTLHPNLGVVEAGDHRFTVADVPGLIEGASEGKGLGLEFLRHVERCSALLHVIDCATLEPGRDPLSDLDVILAELAAYPVPEGQTPLLERPQLVALNKIDVPEARDLAELVKPDFEARGFTVFEISTVSHEGLRQLGFALGSLVDEERKAAAAAAVVDGPRIVMRPKPVNEVDYVVKPEGGSYGTIYRVLGGKPERWVQQTDFTNDEAVGFLADRLARLGVEDALVRAGAVAGSTVVIGPGTGVVFDWEPTLTSTAELITAPRGTDVRLDENRRATRAERRSDYHERMDAKAEARAELDREREAGLWAGDEPDTEDAPATAPSEAEGER from the coding sequence ATGGTCAGCTTCGTCGATGAGGTGACGCTGTTCGTGCGCGCCGGACATGGCGGCAACGGATGCGTCTCGGTTCGCCGGGAGAAGTTCAAGCCGCTCGCAGGGCCCGACGGCGGCAACGGCGGTGGCGGTGGCGACATCACCCTCGTCGCCGACCCGCAGGTCACCACCCTGCTCGCCTACCACGGCCGTCCGCACCGCTCCAGCGGCAACGGCCAGCCCGGAATGGGCGACCACCGCGCGGGTGCGGCGGGCGAGCCGCTCGAGCTCCCGGTGCCGGTCGGCACGGTCGTCAAGGACGCCGACGGCTCCGAGCTGATCGACCTCACCGAGCCGGGCATGCGCTTCGTCGTGGCGCCCGGCGGGCAGGGCGGCCTCGGCAACGCATCGCTGGCGACGAACAAGCGCAAGGCCCCCGGCTTCGCGCTGCTCGGCACCCTCGGCTACGAGGGCGAGGTCAAGCTCGAGCTGAAGTCCATCGCGGATGTCGCGCTCGTCGGGTTCCCGTCGGCCGGCAAGTCCAGCCTCATCGCCGCGATGTCGGCGGCGCGGCCGAAGATCGCCGACTACCCCTTCACGACGCTGCACCCGAACCTCGGCGTCGTCGAGGCGGGCGACCACCGCTTCACCGTGGCCGACGTACCCGGACTCATCGAGGGCGCGAGCGAGGGCAAGGGCCTGGGGCTCGAGTTCCTGCGCCACGTCGAGCGCTGCTCGGCGCTGCTGCACGTCATCGACTGTGCGACGCTCGAGCCCGGCCGCGACCCGCTCAGCGACCTCGACGTCATCCTGGCGGAGCTCGCCGCCTACCCGGTGCCCGAGGGCCAGACTCCGCTCCTCGAGCGTCCGCAGCTCGTCGCCCTCAACAAGATCGACGTGCCCGAGGCACGCGACTTGGCCGAGCTCGTCAAGCCAGACTTCGAGGCCCGTGGATTCACGGTGTTCGAGATCTCGACGGTCAGCCACGAGGGCCTCCGCCAGCTCGGCTTCGCCCTCGGCTCGCTCGTCGATGAAGAGCGCAAGGCCGCCGCGGCGGCAGCCGTCGTCGACGGCCCGCGCATCGTCATGCGACCGAAGCCCGTCAACGAGGTCGACTACGTCGTCAAGCCCGAAGGCGGCAGCTACGGCACCATCTACCGGGTGCTGGGCGGCAAGCCCGAGCGCTGGGTGCAGCAGACCGACTTCACGAACGACGAGGCCGTCGGCTTCCTCGCCGACCGCCTCGCGCGCCTCGGCGTCGAAGACGCCCTCGTGCGTGCGGGTGCGGTCGCCGGCTCGACGGTCGTGATCGGCCCCGGCACCGGCGTCGTCTTCGACTGGGAGCCCACGCTGACCTCGACCGCCGAGCTCATCACCGCACCGCGAGGCACGGATGTGCGCCTCGACGAGAACCGTCGTGCGACGCGCGCCGAGCGTCGGAGCGACTACCACGAGCGCATGGACGCCAAGGCCGAGGCTCGCGCCGAGCTCGACCGCGAGCGCGAGGCCGGCCTCTGGGCCGGCGACGAACCCGACACGGAGGACGCCCCGGCGACCGCACCGTCGGAGGCCGAGGGCGAGCGATGA
- the proB gene encoding glutamate 5-kinase, translated as MTVRGRDDIVGAKRIVVKVGSSSISGENSAQIGPLVDALAAVHGRGTEIILVSSGAIATALPFLALDGRPDDLATQQAAAAVGQNVLMWRYQTSLDRFGILAGQVLLTAGDLENPTPRSNAQRAMDRLLTLRVLPIVNENDTVATHEIRFGDNDRLAALVAELIGADLLVLLSDVDALYTKPPHLDGAERIAHVPFGDELAGVEIGSAGRAGVGTGGAETKVSAARIAAAAGAAVLITATPLVAEALSGAQIGTWFDAAPERHTADTPAPLA; from the coding sequence ATGACCGTGCGTGGCCGCGACGACATCGTCGGCGCGAAGCGCATCGTCGTCAAGGTCGGGTCCTCCTCGATCAGCGGCGAGAACTCCGCACAGATCGGCCCGCTCGTCGACGCACTCGCGGCCGTCCACGGCCGGGGCACCGAGATCATCCTGGTCTCCTCCGGAGCGATCGCGACCGCGCTCCCGTTCCTCGCCCTCGACGGGCGGCCCGACGATCTCGCGACCCAACAGGCGGCGGCCGCAGTCGGACAGAACGTGCTGATGTGGCGGTACCAGACGAGCCTCGACCGCTTCGGGATCCTCGCCGGCCAGGTTCTGCTGACCGCCGGCGACCTCGAGAACCCCACGCCGCGCTCGAACGCGCAGCGTGCGATGGATCGACTGCTGACGCTGCGCGTCCTCCCGATCGTCAACGAGAACGACACCGTCGCCACGCACGAGATCCGTTTCGGCGACAACGACCGCCTCGCGGCACTCGTCGCCGAGTTGATCGGTGCAGATCTCCTGGTGCTGCTCTCCGACGTCGACGCGTTGTACACGAAGCCGCCGCACCTCGATGGTGCCGAGCGCATCGCCCATGTGCCGTTCGGCGATGAGCTCGCCGGAGTCGAGATCGGCTCGGCCGGACGCGCGGGCGTCGGCACCGGGGGAGCCGAGACGAAGGTCTCGGCAGCGCGCATCGCCGCAGCGGCCGGAGCTGCCGTGCTGATCACCGCGACGCCCCTCGTCGCCGAGGCGCTCAGCGGAGCCCAGATCGGCACCTGGTTCGACGCCGCCCCCGAACGTCACACGGCCGACACGCCGGCACCGCTCGCCTAG
- a CDS encoding glutamate-5-semialdehyde dehydrogenase codes for MEQPDLDTSVIDARLAAAKEASYRLARATTAEKDAALERIASDLRDRAGDVIAANALDLEAGRVAGLSTGLLDRLELDVARIDALADAVLDVIGLTDPVGETLTGRTLPSGVRIDQVRVPLGVVGAIYEARPNVTIDIAVLALKSGNAVVLRGGTAAEQTNRVLVDVLRGALDAVGLPAEAVQTVDDFGRAGARHLMQAREYVDVLIPRGSAGLIRAVVDEARVPVIETGAGVVHMFLDASAPEQWAIELVHNAKVQRPSVCNALETLLVHQDAAERLLPAVLARLTDAGVTIHADERTRAIRPDALPVTDEDFATEHMSLDISVAVVDSLDEALEHIRRFSTKHTESIVTNDLSNAERFLNEVDSAAVMVNASTRFTDGAEFGFGAEVGISTQKLHARGPMGLPELTSTKWIVRGAGHVRA; via the coding sequence ATGGAGCAGCCCGACCTCGACACGTCCGTGATCGACGCCCGGCTCGCCGCCGCGAAAGAGGCGTCGTACCGCCTCGCGCGCGCGACGACCGCCGAGAAGGATGCCGCGCTCGAGCGCATCGCATCCGACCTTCGCGACCGGGCGGGCGACGTGATCGCGGCGAATGCGCTCGACCTCGAGGCCGGCCGTGTCGCCGGGCTGAGCACGGGCCTCCTCGACCGCCTCGAGCTCGACGTCGCTCGCATCGACGCCCTCGCCGATGCCGTGCTCGACGTCATCGGCCTCACCGATCCCGTCGGCGAGACGCTCACCGGGCGCACCCTTCCGAGCGGCGTCCGCATCGATCAGGTGCGCGTGCCGCTGGGCGTGGTCGGTGCGATCTACGAGGCGCGGCCGAACGTCACGATCGACATCGCCGTGCTCGCGCTGAAGAGCGGCAACGCCGTCGTGCTTCGCGGGGGCACGGCCGCCGAGCAGACCAACCGGGTGCTGGTCGACGTGCTGCGCGGCGCCCTCGACGCCGTCGGGCTGCCGGCCGAAGCCGTGCAGACCGTCGACGACTTCGGTCGTGCGGGCGCGCGGCACCTCATGCAGGCGCGCGAGTACGTCGACGTGCTCATCCCGCGGGGGAGTGCGGGACTCATCCGCGCCGTCGTCGACGAGGCGCGCGTGCCCGTCATCGAGACCGGCGCGGGCGTCGTGCACATGTTCCTCGACGCGTCGGCACCCGAGCAGTGGGCGATCGAGCTCGTGCACAACGCGAAGGTGCAGCGTCCGAGCGTCTGCAACGCCCTCGAGACCCTGCTGGTGCATCAGGATGCCGCGGAGCGGCTGCTGCCGGCTGTGCTCGCCCGGTTGACCGACGCGGGCGTCACGATCCACGCCGACGAGCGCACCCGCGCGATCCGACCCGATGCGCTGCCCGTCACCGATGAGGACTTCGCGACCGAGCACATGAGCCTCGACATCTCCGTGGCCGTCGTCGACTCGCTCGACGAGGCCCTCGAGCACATCCGACGCTTCTCGACGAAGCACACCGAGTCGATCGTCACGAACGACCTCTCGAACGCCGAGCGGTTCCTCAACGAGGTCGACTCCGCGGCCGTCATGGTCAACGCGTCGACCCGCTTCACCGACGGTGCCGAGTTCGGCTTCGGCGCGGAGGTCGGCATCTCCACGCAGAAGCTGCACGCGCGCGGACCGATGGGCCTGCCGGAGCTCACGAGCACCAAGTGGATCGTGCGCGGCGCGGGCCACGTGCGAGCGTGA
- the nadD gene encoding nicotinate-nucleotide adenylyltransferase, with protein sequence MTGGEQRRPRVGVMGGTFDPIHHGHLVAASEVAQSLDLDEVVFVPTGQPSYKSNVTQAEHRYLMTVIATASNPRFTVSRVDIDRAKPTFTIDTLRDLRRERADADLYFITGADAIAQILSWKDVAELWDLAHFVAVSRPGHVLSVSGLPEQDVSLLEVPALAISSTDCRERVRRGFPVWYLVPDGVVQYISKHHLYRSVA encoded by the coding sequence GTGACCGGAGGTGAGCAGCGCCGACCGCGAGTCGGCGTGATGGGCGGAACGTTCGATCCCATCCACCATGGTCACCTCGTCGCAGCGAGCGAGGTCGCGCAGTCGCTCGACCTCGACGAGGTCGTCTTCGTGCCGACCGGCCAGCCGAGCTACAAGTCGAACGTCACGCAGGCCGAGCACCGTTACCTCATGACCGTCATCGCGACGGCCTCGAATCCGCGGTTCACGGTGAGTCGAGTCGACATCGATCGCGCGAAGCCGACGTTCACGATCGACACCCTGCGCGACCTCCGTCGTGAGCGCGCCGATGCCGATCTCTACTTCATCACCGGTGCCGACGCGATCGCGCAGATCCTCTCCTGGAAGGATGTCGCGGAGTTGTGGGATCTCGCACATTTCGTGGCTGTGAGTCGGCCGGGACATGTGCTCTCCGTTAGCGGATTGCCAGAGCAAGACGTAAGCTTGCTCGAAGTCCCGGCTCTGGCGATATCGTCGACCGACTGCCGGGAAAGGGTGCGCCGGGGTTTCCCGGTGTGGTACTTGGTGCCCGATGGGGTCGTCCAGTACATCTCCAAGCACCATCTCTATCGGAGTGTCGCATGA
- the rsfS gene encoding ribosome silencing factor yields the protein MTASDQALDALARAARAADSKGGDDLVALDVSGPLPFTDVFLLVNGNSERNVIAIADEIEDTLREAGVSTLRREGHSTGRWILLDFGDLVVHVFHPEDRLYYGLERLWLDCPAVPVAPLLAG from the coding sequence ATGACCGCATCCGACCAGGCACTCGACGCCCTCGCCCGCGCAGCGCGCGCGGCGGATTCCAAGGGCGGTGACGACCTCGTCGCGCTCGACGTCTCCGGGCCGCTGCCGTTCACCGACGTGTTCCTCCTCGTGAACGGAAACTCCGAGCGCAACGTCATCGCGATCGCCGACGAGATCGAGGACACCCTGCGCGAGGCCGGCGTCTCGACGCTCCGCCGAGAGGGACACAGCACGGGTCGTTGGATCCTGCTCGACTTCGGCGACCTCGTCGTGCACGTTTTCCACCCCGAAGACCGCCTCTACTACGGTCTCGAGCGCCTCTGGCTCGACTGCCCGGCGGTGCCGGTGGCGCCCCTGCTCGCCGGCTGA
- a CDS encoding AlpA family transcriptional regulator: protein MSTSTHPIIPASRFVDELGDYLSVDELAQYLQLSKETIYHWRLDGTGPRATKLGKHLRFRRENVEAWLQARTGRA from the coding sequence ATGAGCACATCAACGCATCCCATCATTCCGGCATCCCGGTTCGTCGACGAGCTCGGGGACTACCTGAGCGTCGACGAGCTGGCGCAGTACCTGCAGCTATCCAAAGAGACGATCTACCACTGGCGTCTCGACGGCACCGGCCCGAGGGCCACCAAGCTCGGTAAGCACCTGCGGTTCCGACGCGAGAACGTTGAGGCCTGGCTACAGGCCAGGACGGGCCGTGCCTGA
- a CDS encoding SHOCT domain-containing protein, whose translation MGSFGSVMGGAYLNSSVATATFGSDLVVQTGFKGRKLTAETIQAWAEIPIEAKDGAFSAIGKAAAGVALPGRFGKAASAAVGAAFDSRKPDHHVRIDWLDGKQSLIKLPDALFTHFALVLAAHKVAVPEASVSVEAVPMEATPSLADKAFDLVSGIVQDRFPSRTQIESSSAANVAVPQGDVTDQLHKLASLRDAGILSDEEFAAKKAELLARL comes from the coding sequence ATGGGCTCTTTCGGTAGCGTCATGGGCGGCGCGTATCTCAACTCATCAGTCGCTACCGCGACGTTCGGAAGCGATCTCGTCGTCCAGACGGGATTCAAGGGCCGAAAGCTCACCGCCGAGACCATTCAGGCGTGGGCCGAGATTCCGATCGAAGCAAAAGACGGAGCCTTCAGCGCGATCGGCAAGGCCGCCGCTGGAGTGGCCCTACCGGGCAGGTTCGGAAAGGCTGCATCGGCGGCCGTTGGCGCCGCGTTCGATTCGAGAAAGCCTGACCACCACGTTCGCATTGACTGGCTCGACGGCAAGCAGTCCTTGATCAAGCTTCCCGACGCACTCTTCACGCACTTCGCGCTCGTTCTTGCAGCCCATAAGGTCGCTGTTCCCGAAGCGTCGGTCTCGGTTGAGGCTGTTCCCATGGAAGCAACGCCGTCGCTCGCCGACAAAGCCTTCGACCTCGTGTCAGGGATCGTGCAGGATCGCTTCCCGTCCAGGACACAGATCGAGTCCAGCTCGGCGGCGAACGTCGCTGTCCCGCAGGGAGACGTGACTGATCAACTGCACAAGCTCGCTTCCCTGCGTGATGCAGGAATCCTCTCTGATGAAGAATTCGCCGCGAAGAAGGCTGAATTGCTCGCACGGCTTTGA
- a CDS encoding type I restriction-modification system subunit M N-terminal domain-containing protein, translated as MVNHVSFIWNIAESLRGLFKPSEYGSVVLPFTVLRRLDAVLASTKAQVLEAASGQPETLNRVAAVHVHSEITGRSVV; from the coding sequence GTGGTGAACCACGTCTCCTTCATCTGGAACATCGCCGAATCCCTTCGCGGCCTGTTCAAGCCCTCCGAGTACGGGTCGGTAGTGCTGCCGTTCACCGTGCTACGCCGGCTTGATGCGGTGCTCGCGAGCACGAAGGCGCAGGTGCTTGAGGCGGCCTCGGGTCAGCCAGAGACGCTTAATAGAGTCGCCGCAGTACACGTTCATTCCGAGATCACGGGGAGGTCTGTTGTTTAG
- a CDS encoding ATP-binding protein has translation MFRLTRHQAGELGFELSSQAKDPRDRKATNRYTVIIGANGSGKSKLLRSIMEDHTKAPEASMFGPADWLDRNVPSRILALTNMAVDTFPFSSKSPTYRYLGLRQSTNFSSTGSLTRATTISMAQCLADRRRGPMLEPVLALLNVHQATVVFFRGRVRDTLSAREKFNRSLPRALGSRHERYLASGSDADFLFLRLLDYANSLPPQSEVSRLDSFLDVGDSLGEIAGIARDFDLAVSDLVQLAQRASLLNVEVMFRTPNRFRTLDEMSAGQLLLLSLIARLAAHIEPDSLVLIDEPESGLHPTWQSAFVPLLEETIPSDFGSHFFIATHSPHVVADGTDVLVPSEHWGLFDEFDEPYYGRSVETILYRVFGARVSGNQEVHNDLAILMHFLSRSVGEPRRIEGAYNRLRALADPNTENINLVLSRVSSRLAADR, from the coding sequence TTGTTTAGACTCACTCGCCATCAGGCGGGTGAACTTGGTTTCGAACTTTCGTCTCAAGCGAAAGACCCGCGCGATCGCAAGGCAACCAATCGCTACACGGTCATCATCGGTGCAAACGGTAGTGGCAAGAGCAAGCTACTTCGCAGCATCATGGAGGATCATACGAAGGCGCCGGAAGCCAGCATGTTCGGACCAGCCGATTGGTTAGACAGGAACGTACCGTCCAGGATCCTGGCACTAACGAACATGGCCGTGGACACGTTCCCGTTCTCATCAAAGAGCCCGACCTATCGATATCTCGGGCTGCGGCAGAGTACAAACTTTTCGTCGACGGGTTCATTGACGAGAGCGACCACAATCTCGATGGCTCAGTGTCTCGCGGACCGCCGTCGTGGGCCGATGCTAGAACCCGTACTCGCGCTGCTAAACGTCCACCAAGCAACGGTGGTCTTCTTTCGTGGTCGTGTCCGCGACACATTGTCTGCAAGAGAGAAGTTCAATCGTTCCCTCCCGAGGGCTCTCGGTTCGCGACATGAGCGATACCTAGCGTCAGGTTCAGACGCGGACTTCTTGTTTCTACGCCTACTGGACTACGCGAACTCCCTTCCGCCCCAGAGCGAAGTATCTCGTCTCGATTCATTTCTCGATGTCGGAGATTCATTGGGCGAAATTGCTGGCATCGCACGCGATTTCGATCTGGCTGTGAGCGATCTAGTCCAGCTTGCCCAGCGGGCTAGCCTTCTCAATGTCGAGGTCATGTTCCGCACTCCAAACCGATTCCGAACACTCGATGAGATGAGCGCTGGACAGCTTCTCCTGCTTTCGCTGATTGCTCGTCTCGCCGCGCACATTGAGCCCGACAGTCTGGTCTTGATCGACGAACCCGAGTCAGGCCTCCACCCGACGTGGCAGTCAGCGTTCGTGCCACTTCTGGAAGAGACGATTCCGTCCGACTTCGGTAGTCATTTCTTCATTGCAACTCACTCACCGCATGTGGTTGCGGACGGCACCGACGTCCTGGTGCCCAGTGAGCATTGGGGACTTTTTGACGAGTTCGACGAGCCGTATTACGGGCGTTCCGTGGAAACTATCCTCTACCGAGTGTTTGGGGCTCGCGTGAGCGGGAACCAAGAGGTCCACAACGATCTTGCAATATTGATGCACTTTCTATCCAGATCAGTTGGAGAGCCACGAAGGATCGAAGGCGCATACAACCGACTGCGCGCGCTGGCAGACCCCAACACCGAAAACATCAACTTGGTCCTGTCGAGAGTCTCAAGTCGACTGGCGGCAGACCGGTGA
- a CDS encoding TMEM175 family protein, translating into MERARTERGLDRLVNFSDATVAIAITLLILPLVDLAGELDDESFATFAGENLGAFVAFIVTFAVIGRFWLIHHRVFEYVRDYSIELIWCNMLWLASIVFLPFAANAVSSPTVANGSFDALYIGTMFVTTGAMLLMDLELRRHPELLVEGALDEIDLSRSVGVLVVLVVAGVLAYLVPVVGMLWVLLLFAAPIVSGLAVRLFPALRGAGKSAP; encoded by the coding sequence ATGGAACGCGCACGGACGGAGCGTGGCCTCGACCGCCTCGTGAACTTCTCGGATGCGACGGTCGCGATCGCGATCACGCTGCTGATCCTGCCGCTGGTCGACCTCGCGGGTGAGCTCGACGACGAGTCCTTCGCCACCTTCGCCGGCGAGAACCTCGGTGCGTTCGTGGCGTTCATCGTCACCTTCGCGGTGATCGGGCGGTTCTGGCTGATCCACCACCGGGTGTTCGAGTACGTGCGGGACTACTCGATCGAGCTCATCTGGTGCAACATGCTCTGGCTGGCGAGCATCGTCTTCCTCCCGTTCGCGGCGAACGCGGTCTCGTCGCCAACCGTCGCGAACGGCAGTTTCGATGCGCTCTACATCGGCACGATGTTCGTCACCACGGGGGCGATGCTCCTCATGGACCTGGAGCTGCGTCGGCATCCGGAGTTGCTCGTCGAGGGCGCGCTCGACGAGATCGACCTCAGCCGCTCGGTCGGCGTCCTCGTCGTGCTCGTCGTCGCGGGCGTGCTCGCGTACCTCGTGCCCGTGGTCGGCATGTTGTGGGTGCTGCTGCTCTTCGCCGCGCCGATCGTGTCCGGTCTGGCCGTGCGCCTGTTCCCTGCGCTTCGTGGAGCCGGGAAATCAGCCCCGTGA